One Caulobacter segnis genomic window carries:
- a CDS encoding CynX/NimT family MFS transporter, with product MSTIQWRSWTLLGALSLLLFLITASTFSSLGVVLPAMIKDQQWSFASAFLGFTLLGAFCGGSSWLPALLIRKIGVRATIIVGSAVMIAGFICLAMARGLPIYLFGTALLGVGYQMMALIPGTHLLSMLFKKRALPFGIYFTIGSLGGVAGPWMALVGMEIASGAWRPYWAWQAIASAVVGVLATALVPGKAWLESAAVETDKAVAEEAAAQPANARVYRTQVDWTVKEAIRTPQFYVIVAAYFAHLLGGVTAVSLAPSHFSEMGVISTVAVAALSLESLMQVVARMSGGLLGDRVDPRWLLAGAQGMMAAGLMALAHATTWPMMVVFALGVGVGFGMTVLAISILLLNYYGRKNNLELFSMVCLVGAVSALGPVIGGFMRDRLGGFAPTFQVFAAVIGVIFVAALFMRPPRKTVEESTLAPVPAPTPVLLRDAA from the coding sequence ATGTCGACGATCCAATGGCGTTCCTGGACCCTTCTGGGCGCCCTTTCCCTTCTGTTGTTCCTGATCACCGCCTCGACGTTCTCGTCGCTGGGCGTGGTCCTGCCGGCCATGATCAAGGACCAGCAGTGGAGCTTCGCCTCGGCCTTCCTGGGCTTCACCCTGCTGGGCGCGTTCTGTGGCGGCTCCTCGTGGCTGCCGGCCCTGCTGATCCGCAAGATCGGCGTGCGGGCGACGATCATCGTCGGCTCGGCTGTGATGATCGCCGGCTTCATCTGCCTGGCGATGGCGCGCGGCCTGCCGATCTACCTGTTCGGCACGGCCCTGCTGGGCGTCGGCTATCAGATGATGGCCCTGATCCCCGGCACGCACCTGCTGTCGATGCTGTTCAAGAAGCGCGCCCTGCCGTTCGGGATCTATTTCACCATCGGTTCCCTGGGCGGCGTCGCCGGTCCCTGGATGGCTCTGGTCGGCATGGAGATCGCCAGCGGCGCCTGGCGGCCGTACTGGGCGTGGCAGGCCATCGCCTCGGCGGTGGTCGGCGTCCTGGCCACCGCCCTGGTCCCCGGCAAGGCCTGGCTGGAGAGCGCTGCGGTCGAGACCGACAAGGCCGTGGCCGAGGAGGCCGCAGCCCAGCCCGCCAACGCCCGCGTCTACCGCACCCAGGTCGACTGGACGGTCAAGGAAGCGATCCGCACGCCGCAGTTCTACGTGATCGTCGCGGCCTATTTCGCCCACCTGCTGGGCGGGGTCACCGCCGTCAGCCTGGCGCCCAGCCACTTCAGCGAGATGGGCGTGATCTCGACCGTCGCCGTCGCGGCGCTGAGCCTGGAATCCCTGATGCAGGTCGTGGCCCGGATGAGCGGCGGCCTCTTGGGCGACCGCGTCGACCCACGCTGGCTGCTGGCCGGCGCACAGGGGATGATGGCCGCCGGCCTGATGGCCCTGGCCCATGCCACAACCTGGCCGATGATGGTGGTCTTCGCCCTGGGCGTCGGGGTCGGTTTTGGCATGACCGTGCTGGCCATCAGCATCCTGCTGCTCAACTACTATGGCCGGAAGAACAACCTCGAGCTCTTCTCGATGGTCTGCCTGGTCGGCGCCGTCTCGGCCCTGGGGCCGGTGATCGGCGGTTTCATGCGCGATCGCCTCGGCGGCTTCGCGCCGACCTTCCAGGTCTTCGCCGCCGTGATCGGCGTGATCTTCGTGGCCGCGCTGTTCATGCGTCCGCCGCGCAAGACGGTCGAGGAAAGCACGCTCGCGCCCGTCCCGGCGCCCACCCCCGTCCTGCTGCGCGACGCCGCTTAA
- a CDS encoding TonB-dependent siderophore receptor has translation MSNYRLLMAGCSALVLLAHTQAAFADETTAPSDTVDEVVVKARDKAGLLEKQPSNTVFGIDKPLLETPRSASFVSDVTLQRYGIETIDGLTAVSPGTYTASFYGVPGALNIRGTLAENYFRGFKRIENRGTYSTPIGAADQIQIVRGPPTPIYGSGKVGGMLNFIPKSGKNEGGYLTEPTGEVTVTYGSYNKKNATAQVGLPANFGSVTGGVYLYGEVEDSHSYYKGIYPRRQTLEASSDFDLGNGWTTAFGGMYYHSDGDVQTPGWNRLTQSLIDNQTYVTGRDTTLKDTDGNGRLTPNEVGFYPYGSAMYLAYYGYPDSNGLHTLDTGVGTTKLDPRTVYISGADFSKTRTNTLYYDLAKELSPDSAIKLQLFYDDQENKRFVSYGYPAWFDSSVWEARLTYNFAYDTGIISSKSFIGASYRSFDGRRRESYNSGMIALDRRDISFGATPTDIIDSPFSTETGAGVQGLQWENDNKSEWTQTGVFAMTDIKVGERLNLMLGGRYDDYDVTSQDTGFLSYQIAGKQKASKGKFTYSASATYKAPAGVMPYITYAKASALEMSQAGDIAPGLVADASDAWLSNSDLAEAGFKFQWLRGTLVGSLAGYRQNRTQLTGITGTPTGTRAKGVELEVRWLASENLSFTFSGNTQHTTVKGPDNSFQYIPAYTAGVAGAQAYGGTYVVWAFSSLPGRAGDYDYTLIPKSVVSLYGAYTSDDHDWGKVGGTFGVTHVTKTSGTVQNAVTYPAYWVASGSVYYEYGPYTATLNVDNLFDKLYFTPDADSYANLGALPSKGREWRVTLARKF, from the coding sequence ATGTCGAACTACCGGCTACTGATGGCGGGCTGTTCCGCCCTTGTCCTGCTGGCGCACACGCAGGCCGCTTTCGCGGACGAGACCACCGCGCCGTCCGACACCGTCGACGAAGTCGTGGTCAAGGCGCGCGACAAGGCGGGCCTGTTGGAGAAGCAGCCCAGCAACACCGTCTTCGGCATCGACAAGCCGCTGTTGGAGACGCCGCGCTCGGCCAGCTTCGTCAGCGACGTGACGCTGCAGCGCTATGGCATCGAGACGATCGACGGCCTGACCGCCGTCTCGCCCGGCACCTACACGGCCAGCTTCTATGGCGTGCCCGGCGCGCTTAACATCCGCGGCACCCTGGCCGAGAACTATTTCCGCGGCTTCAAGCGCATCGAGAACCGGGGAACCTATTCGACCCCGATCGGCGCGGCCGACCAGATCCAGATCGTGCGCGGTCCGCCGACCCCGATCTACGGCTCGGGCAAGGTGGGCGGCATGCTCAACTTCATCCCGAAGTCGGGCAAGAACGAGGGCGGCTACCTGACCGAGCCGACCGGCGAGGTCACCGTGACCTACGGCTCGTACAACAAGAAGAACGCCACGGCCCAGGTAGGCCTGCCGGCGAACTTCGGTTCGGTCACCGGCGGCGTCTACCTGTACGGCGAGGTCGAGGACAGCCACAGCTACTACAAGGGCATCTATCCGCGTCGCCAGACGCTTGAGGCGTCGTCCGACTTCGACTTGGGCAACGGTTGGACCACCGCGTTCGGCGGCATGTACTACCACTCGGACGGCGACGTTCAGACGCCCGGCTGGAACCGCCTGACCCAAAGCCTGATCGACAATCAGACCTATGTCACCGGCCGCGACACCACGCTGAAGGACACCGACGGCAACGGCCGCCTGACGCCGAACGAGGTCGGCTTCTATCCGTACGGCAGCGCCATGTACCTGGCCTACTACGGCTATCCGGACAGCAACGGTCTGCACACCCTGGACACCGGCGTCGGTACGACCAAGCTGGATCCCCGTACGGTCTACATCAGCGGCGCCGACTTCTCGAAGACCCGCACCAACACGCTCTATTACGACCTGGCCAAGGAACTGTCGCCCGACAGCGCCATCAAGCTGCAGCTGTTCTACGACGACCAGGAGAACAAGCGCTTCGTCAGCTACGGCTACCCGGCCTGGTTCGACAGCTCGGTGTGGGAAGCCCGCCTCACCTACAACTTCGCCTACGACACGGGGATCATCAGCTCCAAGTCTTTCATCGGCGCGTCCTATCGCAGCTTCGATGGCCGTCGTCGCGAGAGCTACAACAGCGGCATGATCGCGCTGGACCGCCGCGACATCAGCTTCGGCGCCACGCCCACCGACATCATCGACAGCCCGTTCTCGACCGAGACCGGCGCCGGCGTGCAGGGCCTGCAGTGGGAGAACGACAACAAGAGCGAATGGACCCAGACCGGCGTCTTCGCGATGACCGACATCAAGGTCGGCGAGCGCCTGAACCTGATGCTGGGCGGCCGCTACGACGACTACGACGTCACCTCGCAGGACACCGGCTTCCTCAGCTACCAGATCGCCGGCAAGCAGAAGGCCAGCAAGGGCAAGTTCACCTACAGCGCCAGCGCGACCTACAAGGCCCCGGCAGGCGTGATGCCCTACATCACCTACGCCAAGGCCTCGGCCCTGGAGATGAGCCAGGCGGGCGATATCGCGCCAGGCCTGGTGGCTGACGCCAGCGATGCGTGGCTGTCCAACAGCGACCTGGCCGAGGCCGGCTTCAAGTTCCAGTGGCTGCGCGGCACGCTGGTCGGCTCGCTGGCGGGCTATCGCCAGAACCGCACCCAACTGACCGGCATCACCGGCACGCCGACCGGCACGCGGGCCAAGGGCGTGGAGCTGGAAGTGCGCTGGCTGGCCAGCGAGAACCTCAGCTTCACCTTCTCGGGCAACACCCAGCACACGACGGTGAAGGGCCCCGACAACTCGTTCCAGTACATCCCGGCCTACACCGCCGGCGTGGCGGGCGCGCAGGCCTATGGCGGCACCTATGTCGTCTGGGCGTTCAGCAGCCTGCCGGGCCGCGCGGGCGACTACGACTACACCCTGATCCCGAAGTCGGTGGTCAGCCTCTACGGCGCCTACACCAGCGACGACCACGACTGGGGCAAGGTCGGCGGCACGTTCGGCGTGACGCACGTGACCAAGACCTCGGGCACCGTCCAGAACGCCGTGACCTATCCCGCCTACTGGGTGGCCAGCGGCAGCGTCTACTACGAATACGGTCCGTACACGGCCACGCTCAATGTCGATAACCTGTTCGACAAGCTCTACTTCACGCCCGACGCGGACAGCTACGCCAACCTCGGTGCGCTGCCCAGCAAGGGCCGCGAGTGGCGCGTGACCCTGGCTCGGAAGTTCTAG
- a CDS encoding LLM class flavin-dependent oxidoreductase codes for MFHRPSQHKDFGVFLPVANGGWIISKTAPVLDGLYETNRAAAVKADEVGMDFVMSMGKFRGFGGETDHWGTALESVTMMAGIAEATKNVKIWATIHPLLQNPAVAAKMIATLDHISGGRAGLNIVAGAYKGEFDQMGAWDESMTHDDRYALTEEWTAIVKRLWAEDSVDFAGKYFTMKDCQSKPKPLSRPRPDLVCAGMSDRGFQFSVREADICFIGGRTPDERRDASLRAKKVAESMGKSIKTFAMCTVIHGDTDADAEAKVEYYKGGADMGAILAMLESWGVPAEKLSTVAASQGAFMTHTVVGSPNTCGAQIEEYLRYCELDGLMMIFPDYVEGLTMFGAEILPGLRAVFS; via the coding sequence ATGTTCCACCGTCCTTCCCAGCACAAGGATTTCGGGGTGTTCCTGCCGGTCGCCAACGGCGGCTGGATCATCTCCAAGACCGCGCCGGTCCTCGACGGCCTGTACGAGACGAACCGCGCGGCGGCCGTGAAGGCCGACGAGGTCGGCATGGACTTCGTCATGTCGATGGGCAAGTTCCGCGGCTTCGGCGGCGAGACCGACCACTGGGGCACGGCCCTGGAGTCCGTCACCATGATGGCCGGCATCGCCGAGGCCACCAAGAACGTGAAGATCTGGGCGACCATCCACCCGCTGCTGCAGAACCCGGCCGTGGCGGCCAAGATGATCGCTACCCTGGATCACATCAGCGGCGGCCGCGCGGGGCTCAACATCGTGGCCGGCGCCTACAAGGGCGAGTTCGACCAGATGGGCGCGTGGGACGAGTCTATGACCCACGACGACCGCTACGCCCTGACCGAGGAGTGGACGGCGATCGTCAAGCGCCTGTGGGCCGAGGACAGCGTCGACTTCGCCGGCAAGTACTTCACGATGAAGGACTGCCAGTCCAAGCCCAAGCCGTTGTCGCGTCCGCGTCCCGACCTGGTCTGCGCCGGCATGAGCGACCGAGGCTTCCAGTTCTCGGTGCGCGAGGCCGACATCTGCTTCATCGGCGGGCGCACGCCCGACGAGCGCCGCGACGCCTCGCTACGGGCCAAGAAGGTCGCCGAGAGCATGGGCAAGTCGATCAAGACCTTCGCCATGTGCACGGTGATCCACGGCGACACCGACGCCGACGCCGAGGCCAAGGTCGAGTACTACAAGGGCGGCGCCGACATGGGCGCCATCCTGGCCATGCTGGAGAGCTGGGGCGTGCCGGCCGAGAAGCTGTCCACCGTGGCGGCCTCGCAGGGCGCCTTCATGACCCACACGGTGGTCGGTTCGCCCAACACCTGTGGCGCGCAGATCGAGGAATATCTGCGCTACTGCGAGCTGGACGGCCTGATGATGATCTTCCCCGACTATGTCGAAGGGCTGACCATGTTCGGCGCCGAGATCCTGCCCGGCCTGCGGGCGGTGTTCTCGTGA
- a CDS encoding peptidase M20, which produces MADGFPNLGAGAPYTVTEADRAAIAAAIDEAEIVELALTLGNIPAPSGKELEVANYVYDWMAREGFSPRKVGATPERPNVIGTHGGKGVGKNLLFTAHLDTEAPTWNPDLDVYKYSPETMANPEWEKCWLEDGKLYGYPIANDRGPMSCFLIAAKALKRAGYELAGKMYLTACPGEIGPEPIEEHRGVAYMGKDIGAHYLFHHGGVAPDYAIAAEGCDFGLTWVGCGYAVFRFQVWGEGVFTPLLEHPATAAQHPNPIYKIGKLTEAIHAWSGEYEKKSRYDSPGGVAQPKSQIASVRGGIPFAFGAGTELVNLYLEVGLTPKQRVADVQHSLEAMVREAGLGRIDIEPVVVRHGFEADAAEVAPLVGAVDMATQLGLGHPVALANPVYSSMWRDHNVFNMQRIPAITTGFRRWRPTPKDLVDSALIYALTALAVCGRASPDESAKRPASAVYPDNPFGNE; this is translated from the coding sequence ATGGCTGATGGATTTCCCAACCTGGGCGCGGGCGCCCCGTACACGGTCACCGAGGCCGATCGCGCGGCGATCGCCGCCGCCATCGACGAGGCCGAGATCGTCGAGCTGGCTTTGACCCTGGGCAACATCCCCGCACCCTCCGGCAAGGAGCTGGAGGTCGCCAACTACGTCTACGACTGGATGGCGCGCGAGGGCTTCTCGCCGCGCAAGGTCGGGGCGACGCCGGAACGGCCGAACGTCATCGGCACGCACGGCGGCAAGGGCGTGGGGAAGAACCTCCTCTTCACCGCCCACCTGGACACCGAGGCGCCGACCTGGAACCCGGATCTGGACGTCTACAAGTACAGCCCCGAGACCATGGCCAATCCCGAGTGGGAGAAGTGCTGGCTGGAGGACGGCAAGCTCTACGGCTACCCGATCGCCAACGATCGCGGTCCGATGAGCTGTTTCCTGATCGCGGCCAAGGCGCTGAAGAGGGCCGGCTACGAGCTGGCCGGCAAGATGTACCTGACCGCCTGTCCCGGCGAGATCGGCCCCGAGCCGATCGAGGAGCACCGGGGCGTGGCCTATATGGGCAAGGACATCGGCGCCCACTACCTGTTCCACCACGGCGGCGTCGCGCCGGACTACGCCATCGCCGCCGAGGGCTGCGACTTCGGCCTGACCTGGGTGGGCTGCGGCTATGCGGTGTTCCGCTTCCAGGTGTGGGGTGAGGGGGTCTTCACGCCGCTGCTGGAGCATCCGGCGACGGCGGCCCAGCATCCGAACCCGATCTACAAGATCGGCAAGCTGACCGAGGCGATCCACGCCTGGAGCGGCGAGTACGAGAAGAAGAGCCGCTACGACAGCCCAGGCGGCGTGGCCCAGCCCAAGTCGCAGATCGCCTCGGTGCGTGGCGGCATCCCATTCGCCTTCGGGGCGGGGACCGAGCTGGTGAACCTCTACCTGGAGGTGGGCCTGACGCCCAAGCAGCGCGTCGCCGACGTCCAGCACTCGCTGGAGGCCATGGTCCGCGAGGCGGGCCTGGGCCGCATCGACATCGAGCCGGTCGTGGTGCGCCATGGTTTCGAGGCTGACGCCGCCGAGGTGGCGCCGCTGGTCGGCGCCGTCGACATGGCCACCCAGCTGGGCCTGGGCCATCCGGTGGCGCTGGCCAATCCGGTCTATTCCAGCATGTGGCGCGACCACAACGTCTTCAACATGCAGCGGATTCCGGCCATCACCACCGGCTTCCGCCGCTGGCGTCCGACGCCCAAGGACCTGGTCGACAGCGCCCTGATCTACGCCCTGACGGCCCTGGCTGTTTGTGGGCGCGCCAGCCCCGACGAGAGCGCCAAGCGCCCGGCCTCGGCGGTCTATCCCGACAACCCATTCGGGAACGAGTGA
- a CDS encoding flavin reductase family protein: MSAALQPHAPEPADFRKAMGSFPAGVTIVTACHDGRLVGTTVSAFSSVSMDPPLVMVCLKRDSRTLAALSLARTFCVNILAHEQGDLAYRFAKSGADDRFALTAVEAGVCGAPLLAGCVAAVECELRAAHDGGDHEILVGRVLRVVTDETKTPLVYVRGGFLNA; the protein is encoded by the coding sequence ATGAGCGCGGCGCTTCAACCCCACGCGCCCGAACCGGCGGACTTCCGCAAGGCCATGGGCAGCTTCCCGGCCGGCGTAACCATCGTCACCGCCTGTCATGACGGCCGCCTGGTCGGCACGACGGTCAGCGCCTTCAGCTCGGTGTCGATGGACCCGCCGCTGGTCATGGTCTGCCTCAAGCGCGACAGCCGCACCCTGGCGGCGCTGAGCCTGGCCCGGACCTTCTGCGTCAACATCCTGGCGCACGAGCAGGGCGACCTGGCCTACCGCTTCGCCAAGAGCGGCGCCGACGACCGCTTCGCCCTGACCGCCGTCGAGGCCGGGGTCTGCGGCGCGCCGCTGCTGGCCGGCTGCGTGGCGGCGGTCGAGTGCGAACTGCGCGCCGCCCATGACGGCGGCGATCACGAAATCCTGGTCGGACGCGTACTGCGCGTCGTGACCGACGAAACCAAGACGCCGCTCGTCTATGTGCGCGGCGGCTTTCTGAACGCTTAG
- a CDS encoding cysteine hydrolase has protein sequence MNAQVLEGEGATTSGVVDGLAVWIAPSRTAVVVIDIQVDFASPEGALGQYVDMAAVQPAVAAAERLVGAARAAGTPVVFVGLFTAPETDSPSWKERMRRRGGDPDNESALCRVGDPGSDFYGPKPLPGEVVVQKARYSGFVGTDLDARLKDLGVDTLIAAGLTTECCVDSTVRDAFSLDYHVFVAADACAAYEADIHAASLKVMELNSAILTDTAAIAAAWSV, from the coding sequence GTGAATGCGCAAGTTCTAGAAGGTGAGGGGGCCACGACCTCCGGCGTGGTCGACGGCCTGGCCGTCTGGATCGCGCCGTCGCGTACGGCCGTGGTGGTGATCGACATCCAGGTCGACTTCGCCTCGCCCGAGGGCGCGCTGGGCCAGTATGTCGACATGGCTGCGGTCCAGCCCGCCGTGGCCGCCGCCGAACGACTGGTCGGCGCGGCGCGCGCGGCCGGAACGCCTGTGGTCTTCGTGGGTCTCTTCACCGCGCCCGAGACCGACTCGCCGTCCTGGAAGGAGCGCATGCGCCGTCGTGGTGGCGATCCGGACAACGAGAGCGCCCTGTGCCGCGTCGGCGACCCCGGCTCGGACTTCTACGGACCCAAGCCGCTGCCCGGCGAGGTCGTCGTCCAGAAGGCCCGCTACAGCGGCTTCGTCGGCACCGATCTCGACGCGCGGCTGAAGGATCTGGGCGTCGACACCCTGATCGCGGCGGGCCTGACCACGGAGTGCTGCGTCGACAGCACCGTGCGCGACGCCTTCAGCCTGGACTACCATGTGTTCGTCGCCGCCGACGCGTGCGCCGCCTACGAGGCCGACATTCACGCGGCCTCGCTGAAGGTGATGGAACTGAACAGCGCGATCCTGACCGATACGGCCGCGATCGCCGCCGCCTGGAGCGTTTGA
- a CDS encoding NAD-dependent epimerase/dehydratase family protein translates to MRVLLLGAAGGIGSAIRSGLAGRYALMRLADIALLSPAGEGEETVKVDLLDLPGLTDAMAGIDCVVHMAGVPVEPETNAWEKVLPANIVGVHNLFEAARIAGVKRVLFASSHHAAGFHHRDTPTSETLIPRPDSYYGVSKVFGEAMGRMYADKFGLQVLSLRIGAYRERPSDLRQLAVWVSPRDMVELVRCGIEAPDFGYATVYGVSANTRNFWDNSAAAFLGYEPRDNAEDWAGEVMASSPPEDPAAAPFQGGWYCAKDFVGEPGRVAP, encoded by the coding sequence TTGAGAGTTCTCCTGCTGGGCGCGGCTGGCGGCATCGGCTCGGCGATCCGGTCGGGCCTGGCCGGCCGCTACGCCCTGATGCGGCTGGCCGACATCGCGCTGCTGTCGCCCGCGGGCGAGGGGGAGGAGACCGTGAAGGTCGATCTCCTGGACTTGCCGGGCCTGACCGACGCCATGGCTGGGATCGACTGCGTCGTCCACATGGCCGGCGTGCCCGTCGAGCCGGAGACCAACGCCTGGGAGAAGGTGCTGCCGGCCAACATCGTCGGCGTCCACAACCTGTTCGAGGCCGCGCGGATCGCGGGCGTGAAGCGGGTGCTGTTCGCCTCGTCGCACCACGCCGCCGGCTTCCATCACCGTGACACGCCGACGTCCGAAACGCTCATCCCGCGCCCGGACAGCTACTACGGCGTCAGCAAGGTGTTCGGTGAGGCGATGGGCAGGATGTACGCCGACAAGTTCGGCCTGCAGGTGCTGTCCTTGCGCATCGGCGCCTATCGCGAGCGGCCGTCGGACCTTCGCCAACTGGCCGTCTGGGTCAGTCCGCGCGACATGGTCGAGCTGGTCCGCTGCGGGATCGAGGCGCCGGATTTCGGCTATGCCACCGTGTACGGCGTCTCGGCCAACACGCGGAATTTCTGGGATAATTCGGCGGCCGCGTTCCTGGGCTACGAACCGCGCGACAACGCCGAGGACTGGGCGGGGGAGGTCATGGCCTCCAGCCCGCCCGAGGACCCGGCCGCCGCCCCGTTCCAGGGCGGCTGGTACTGCGCCAAGGACTTCGTCGGCGAGCCGGGCCGGGTGGCCCCTTAA
- a CDS encoding VOC family protein, with translation MTNTLIFVDLASEDPSKAGDFYAKVFGWQNDARPEGVYHRMVPGGFFKKSDGTDSEIGNLHLGIFKAANARPHPEPEGVEPRALSADGRKPRVWVLISDDDSAERILGTAEDLGATILWRNHYWKEFNGYNHAFRDPWGNEIVLWGKAGADPQVPADFTRE, from the coding sequence GTGACCAACACCCTGATCTTCGTCGACCTGGCTTCCGAGGACCCGTCCAAGGCCGGCGACTTCTACGCCAAGGTCTTCGGCTGGCAGAACGACGCCCGTCCCGAGGGCGTCTATCACCGCATGGTGCCGGGGGGCTTCTTCAAGAAATCCGACGGGACCGACAGCGAGATCGGCAACCTGCACCTGGGGATCTTCAAGGCCGCCAACGCGCGCCCCCACCCCGAGCCGGAGGGCGTCGAGCCACGAGCGCTGAGCGCCGACGGCCGCAAGCCGCGCGTCTGGGTGCTGATCAGCGACGACGACAGCGCCGAGCGCATTCTCGGAACCGCCGAGGACCTGGGCGCGACCATCCTGTGGCGAAACCACTACTGGAAGGAATTCAACGGCTACAACCACGCCTTCCGCGACCCCTGGGGCAACGAAATCGTGCTGTGGGGCAAGGCCGGCGCGGATCCGCAGGTCCCAGCGGACTTCACGCGGGAATAG
- a CDS encoding TauD/TfdA dioxygenase family protein: MAYDVLDVKPMTRRIGAEIFGVDLGKPLSNRQFEEIHQALTQYQVIFFRDQEMSHEAHKDFGRKFGDLAIHSGVPGLPDHPEIVAIHADANSKFVAGENWHSDLTCDPEPPLGSILYMKVLPDDGGDTCFASMYWAYETLSDRMKAYLEGLSAVHDANPVYKAIFPDIDRKYNCSTHPIVRTHPVSGRKSLFVNPSYTTHIAGLSKAESRAILEFLYQHASNPDFQVRFRWKPNSVAFWDNRCTWHQAIWDYFPDTRTGYRVTVAGDKPV, translated from the coding sequence ATGGCCTACGACGTGCTCGACGTGAAGCCCATGACCCGCCGCATCGGCGCGGAGATCTTCGGCGTCGACCTGGGCAAGCCGCTCTCGAACCGCCAGTTCGAGGAGATCCACCAGGCCCTGACCCAGTATCAGGTGATCTTCTTCCGCGACCAGGAGATGTCGCACGAGGCCCACAAGGACTTCGGGCGCAAGTTCGGCGACCTGGCCATCCACTCGGGCGTGCCGGGCCTGCCGGACCATCCCGAGATCGTGGCCATCCATGCCGACGCCAACTCAAAGTTCGTGGCCGGCGAGAACTGGCACTCGGACCTGACCTGCGACCCCGAGCCGCCGCTGGGCAGCATCCTCTACATGAAGGTCCTGCCCGACGATGGCGGCGACACCTGCTTCGCCAGCATGTACTGGGCCTACGAGACCCTGTCGGACCGGATGAAGGCCTATCTGGAGGGCCTTTCCGCCGTCCACGACGCCAACCCGGTCTACAAGGCGATCTTCCCGGACATCGACCGCAAGTATAACTGCTCGACCCACCCGATCGTGCGGACCCATCCGGTCAGCGGCAGGAAGAGCCTGTTCGTCAATCCGTCCTACACGACCCACATCGCGGGTCTGTCGAAGGCCGAGAGCCGCGCGATCCTGGAGTTCCTCTATCAGCACGCCAGCAACCCGGACTTCCAGGTCCGCTTCCGCTGGAAGCCGAACTCGGTGGCCTTCTGGGACAACCGCTGCACCTGGCACCAAGCGATCTGGGACTACTTCCCCGACACGCGCACGGGCTACCGGGTGACGGTCGCCGGCGACAAACCGGTTTGA